A window from Erythrolamprus reginae isolate rEryReg1 chromosome 11, rEryReg1.hap1, whole genome shotgun sequence encodes these proteins:
- the LOC139174015 gene encoding phospholipase A2 inhibitor and Ly6/PLAUR domain-containing protein-like — MTSLSSLSFLLATLLTQGSCLICETCKDPGKDCTGSSQTCGEGEDACLTFVGINSLWSGVTTETVKGCFSRSECAPGPISVTVNSEIWFQSSFSCCHEDLCNNKKLDVPPENTTLNGVSCPACFNFGSDQCEDINSLNCKGRDNHCITTTGTIAAGDVPSPFISRGCGSDSACALPVDIEIYSAGVTFRLKKVECVKANSS; from the exons GTTCCTGTTTGATTTGTGAGACTTGCAAAGATCCAGGTAAAGACTGCACTGGCTCGAGCCAGACCTGTGGAGAGGGTGAAGATGCCTGCCTGACCTTTGTAggaataaattccttgt GGTCGGGCGTTACCACCGAGACTGTCAAAGGCTGCTTTTCTCGCAGCGAATGCGCGCCTGGGCCAATCAGTGTCACCGTCAACTCTGAAATCTGGTTCCAGAGCAGCTTCAGCTGTTGCCATGAAGACTTGTGCAACAACAAAAAGTTAGACG TGCCCCCTGAGAACACTACCCTCAATGGGGTGAGCTGCCCAGCTTGCTTTAACTTTGGCTCGGATCAATGCGAAGATATCAACTCTCTGAACTGCAAAGGAAGAGACAATCATTGTATAACCACAACTGGAACCATAGCTGCTG GAGATGTTCCTTCACCATTCATTTCCAGAGGTTGCGGCTCTGACTCGGCCTGCGCTCTGCCCGTGGATATAGAAATTTACTCTGCCGGAGTCACCTTTCGCCTCAAGAAAGTTGAGTGCGTGAAAGCCAACAGCAGCTAA